One part of the Bacteroidia bacterium genome encodes these proteins:
- the cydB gene encoding cytochrome d ubiquinol oxidase subunit II, which produces MEADTLLGLDYPTLWFIVVGGLFSGYAVLDGFDFGAGAWHLFFKKEKSRRIALNAVGPVWDGNEVWLVIGGGALFAGFPLVYATLLSALYIPFMLFLFFIILRAISIEFRGKEEMKWWKKTWDITYSVSSIMLALLLGILMGNVLQGIPLEENHDLSVPLISVLNPFSILIGITTLALFMMHGGLYLVMKTEGKLYDKIHRLLKQAIIGFVVLFSISTVYVLIYLPHLSDKFQESPALFLIPLLGILGIANIPRLVSMQKFFRAFLFSGLSICLFMIVIAIELYPSILISSIDAAYDITVYEAASSTKTLKTMMGFVAIGGPLVLAYTVFVYRTFKGKVELDEMSY; this is translated from the coding sequence ATCGTGGTCGGAGGACTTTTCTCAGGCTATGCTGTTTTAGATGGCTTTGACTTTGGGGCGGGAGCCTGGCATTTATTCTTCAAAAAAGAAAAGAGTAGAAGAATAGCCTTGAATGCGGTTGGTCCCGTTTGGGATGGAAATGAAGTCTGGCTGGTGATCGGTGGCGGAGCTCTATTTGCAGGCTTTCCATTGGTCTATGCGACTTTACTTTCGGCCTTGTATATCCCTTTCATGCTTTTTCTCTTTTTCATTATCCTTCGGGCAATTTCTATTGAGTTTCGGGGGAAAGAGGAGATGAAATGGTGGAAAAAGACCTGGGACATCACCTATTCTGTGAGCAGTATTATGCTGGCTTTACTGTTGGGGATATTGATGGGGAATGTTTTGCAAGGCATTCCTTTGGAAGAAAATCATGACCTTTCTGTTCCACTCATTTCGGTATTAAATCCTTTCTCGATTCTGATCGGTATTACTACCCTTGCTCTTTTTATGATGCATGGAGGTTTGTACCTGGTGATGAAAACAGAAGGAAAACTCTATGATAAGATTCATCGATTGCTTAAACAGGCCATTATTGGCTTTGTCGTTTTATTTTCGATCTCTACAGTTTATGTATTGATCTATCTTCCTCATTTGTCAGATAAATTTCAAGAGAGTCCTGCTCTCTTCCTCATCCCTCTTTTAGGGATTCTGGGAATTGCGAATATTCCTCGCCTGGTAAGTATGCAGAAGTTCTTTCGAGCCTTCCTGTTCTCGGGTCTATCCATCTGTCTATTCATGATCGTCATAGCCATCGAGCTCTATCCGTCAATCCTCATCTCGTCTATTGATGCTGCCTATGACATCACTGTCTATGAGGCGGCCTCATCAACAAAAACCTTGAAAACCATGATGGGCTTTGTCGCAATTGGAGGCCCTTTGGTTCTGGCCTATACAGTATTTGTATACAGAACTTTCAAAGGAAAGGTGGAGTTGGATGAAATGTCTTATTGA
- a CDS encoding DUF1800 domain-containing protein yields MRVILTFICLALIHLPLRAQVYEDYLGNGHIQNIRVSSSDESNASREGIQTINGFPEESERMLSDASRFLAQATLGSNWEEIQRTSHMGFEAWLEEQMNLPVSPTLPNAEKIYDLFIMFEGEPEEDEDFLIPSIMFRLGWWQTIMTAEDQLRQRMALALSEIFVVSEQPDLLSLSGYGLADYYDMLLKHSFGNYRDLLLDVSLHPCMGHYLSHYNNPKADPLRNIHPDENYAREIMQLFSIGLYELNLDGSRKLDVDGKPIPTYDNKDIKEFAKVFTGLGAANYRPQLYLIEEFEDIPEETFFGLEFFGADPKGHMRMFEGQHERGQKKLLRGTIIPGGQSGMQDIEDAIDNLFYHPNVGPFIARLLIQRLVSSNPSPDYIFRVASVFNDNGKGVRGDLAAVLKAILTDDAARACEGRVANLNRAQLREPLLRYTHFCRALNVAPFDVIPLYFNPAYRFQYVSGQSPLASPSVFNFFLPDYQPTGVISDLGLFGPEFQIHNSSTAIRFINEVNYWTFYQSIMVEEDPRESIEFGEAYEVETGSAEMEIDYMFELAQDPQQLLSHLNILIAHGQLSASTQQIILDALSSLQEEEQRIAMALYLIFISPDYAILN; encoded by the coding sequence ATGCGTGTTATACTTACTTTTATCTGTCTAGCTCTGATACACTTGCCGCTCAGGGCACAGGTCTACGAAGACTACCTGGGCAATGGACATATCCAAAATATTCGAGTAAGCAGCAGCGATGAATCCAACGCTTCCCGAGAGGGTATCCAAACCATCAATGGATTTCCGGAGGAAAGTGAGCGGATGCTGTCTGATGCTTCCCGTTTCCTTGCACAAGCTACCCTGGGCTCAAACTGGGAAGAGATACAGCGTACCAGCCATATGGGATTTGAAGCCTGGTTGGAGGAGCAAATGAACTTGCCTGTTAGCCCGACTTTGCCCAATGCCGAAAAGATATACGATCTCTTCATTATGTTTGAAGGAGAACCGGAAGAAGACGAAGACTTTTTGATCCCTTCTATCATGTTTCGTCTCGGATGGTGGCAGACGATCATGACTGCCGAGGACCAATTAAGGCAGCGCATGGCCCTGGCTCTTTCCGAGATTTTTGTCGTGTCTGAACAACCAGATCTGCTTTCCTTGTCAGGATACGGTTTGGCGGATTACTATGACATGCTGCTAAAACATTCCTTTGGCAACTACCGAGACTTGCTCCTGGATGTGAGTCTTCATCCTTGCATGGGCCATTACCTTTCTCACTACAACAATCCCAAAGCAGATCCTCTGCGAAATATCCATCCGGACGAGAACTACGCGCGCGAAATCATGCAGCTGTTTTCCATCGGCTTGTATGAATTGAATCTGGATGGTAGCCGAAAACTGGATGTTGATGGCAAGCCTATTCCAACCTATGACAACAAAGACATTAAAGAATTTGCCAAGGTGTTTACAGGTTTGGGGGCAGCAAATTATCGCCCTCAATTATATCTGATTGAAGAATTTGAGGATATACCGGAAGAAACATTTTTTGGCCTGGAGTTCTTTGGAGCTGATCCCAAGGGGCATATGAGAATGTTCGAAGGCCAGCATGAAAGAGGACAAAAGAAATTATTGAGAGGAACTATCATTCCAGGGGGACAAAGTGGTATGCAGGATATAGAGGATGCCATTGATAATCTCTTTTATCACCCCAATGTAGGGCCATTTATCGCCCGTCTGTTGATACAGCGTTTAGTAAGCTCAAATCCCAGTCCCGATTACATCTTTCGGGTAGCCTCCGTTTTCAATGACAACGGGAAAGGTGTACGGGGGGATTTGGCTGCTGTATTAAAAGCCATCCTTACGGATGATGCAGCTAGAGCCTGTGAGGGCCGGGTAGCGAATTTAAATCGGGCACAATTGCGAGAACCACTTCTGCGTTACACCCATTTTTGCCGTGCCTTGAATGTAGCACCCTTTGATGTGATACCTTTGTATTTCAATCCGGCTTATCGCTTTCAATATGTATCCGGACAATCCCCTTTAGCCTCTCCAAGCGTTTTTAATTTTTTCCTGCCTGATTATCAGCCCACTGGAGTGATTTCTGATTTGGGATTGTTTGGGCCTGAATTTCAAATCCATAATTCGAGTACAGCCATCCGCTTTATCAATGAGGTTAACTACTGGACCTTTTACCAAAGTATCATGGTGGAAGAGGATCCACGTGAGTCCATTGAGTTTGGGGAAGCATACGAAGTCGAAACAGGCAGTGCCGAAATGGAAATCGATTATATGTTCGAACTGGCTCAGGATCCACAACAACTACTCAGTCATCTCAATATTCTTATCGCACATGGACAGCTGAGTGCATCTACTCAGCAGATTATACTGGATGCACTTAGTAGCCTGCAGGAAGAGGAGCAAAGAATAGCCATGGCCCTTTACCTCATTTTTATTTCACCTGACTACGCCATATTAAACTGA